One window of the Streptomyces sp. NBC_00259 genome contains the following:
- a CDS encoding ABC transporter ATP-binding protein, which translates to MTSATEHTWARRLAGYAWRYRRNVVLALGSSLAGMAVMAVVPLITKVVIDDVIGNHSRSLAVWTGLLVAAAAVVYALTYVRRFYGGRLALDVQHDLRTDMFRTISRLDGRRQDELSTGQVVGRATSDLQLIQGLLFMLPMTIGNFLLFLISLGIMAWLSPPLTLVALAVAPALWFIAKHSRVKLHPATWYAQQQAAAVAGVVDGAVSGVRVVKGFGQEDQETGKLRDVGRRLFAGRLRTVRLNAKYTPALQAVPALGQVAMLALGGWLATRGQITLGTFVAFSTYLAQLVGPVRMLAMVLTVGQQAQAGVERVLELIDTEPTMKDGTKELPADAPATVEFDDVAFSYGEGESARPVLDGFSLEIRPGETVAVVGSSGSGKSTVSLLLPRFYDVTHGAVLVGGHDVRELTLDSLRAAIGLVPEDSFLFSDTVRSNIAYGQPDATDEEIVQAARTAQADRFISELPDGYDTKVGEHGLTLSGGQRQRIALARAILADPRLLLLDDATSAVDARVEHEIHEALRDVMAGRTTLLIAHRRSTLGLADRIAVLDDGRLADIGTHEELQERSALYRRLLTDPDELGGVSPGHTFPVEIPEDRTLRAEMDAEFDAGRGITPPLWVRKEEAEEDEVAGATPELLAQVAALPPAEDTPQVDEARAVMREESYGLRRLLGGFGLPLLFSLLLVAIDAGMGLLLPVLIRHGIDQGVERAVMAAVWAASALALLTVVIQWAGQIGAARMTGRTGERILYALRLKIFAQLQRLGLDYYERELTGRIMTRMTTDVDALSTFLQTGLVTAFVSVVTFFGIMVALVVLDLQLALVVFATLPVLVVGTFFFRRRSVQAYELARERISVVNADLQESVSGLRIVQAFRRERSGNRRFVERSESYREARVRGQWLISVYFPFVQLLASVAAAAVLIVGAGRIEAGTLTTGALVAYLLYIDLFFAPVQQLSQVFDGYQQATVSLGRIRELLREPTSTAQAREPLDVLSLRGEIAFENVSFRYGGDTGKGEEAALGGVDLRIPAGQTVAFVGETGAGKSTLVKLVARFYDPTSGRVTADGTDLRDLDLTAYRHRLGVVPQEAYLFAGTVRDAIAYGRPGASDAEVEAAARAVGAHDMIATLDDGYLHEVSERGRNLSAGQRQLIALARAELVDPDVLLLDEATAALDLASEAQVNQATDRLTGRRTTLVVAHRLTTAARADRVVVMDHGRVVEDGTHDELLALEGRYAELWRTFIGEQAPTPA; encoded by the coding sequence GTGACGTCGGCGACAGAGCATACGTGGGCACGACGGCTGGCCGGATACGCCTGGCGGTACCGGCGCAACGTCGTGCTCGCACTCGGGTCGTCCCTCGCCGGAATGGCCGTGATGGCCGTCGTCCCGTTGATCACCAAGGTCGTCATCGACGACGTCATCGGCAACCACTCCCGGTCACTGGCCGTCTGGACCGGTCTGCTGGTCGCCGCCGCGGCCGTCGTCTACGCGCTCACCTACGTCCGCCGCTTCTACGGCGGACGTCTTGCTCTCGACGTCCAGCACGACCTGCGGACCGACATGTTCCGCACGATCAGCCGGCTCGACGGGCGCCGTCAGGACGAGCTGTCCACGGGCCAGGTCGTGGGCCGCGCCACCAGCGACCTCCAGCTCATCCAGGGCCTGCTCTTCATGCTCCCGATGACCATCGGGAACTTCCTGCTCTTCCTCATCTCCCTGGGCATCATGGCCTGGCTGTCGCCGCCCCTCACCCTGGTCGCGCTCGCCGTCGCCCCGGCCCTCTGGTTCATCGCCAAGCACAGCCGGGTGAAGCTCCACCCCGCCACTTGGTACGCACAGCAGCAGGCGGCCGCCGTCGCGGGAGTCGTCGACGGGGCCGTCTCCGGTGTCCGGGTCGTCAAGGGCTTCGGCCAGGAGGACCAGGAGACCGGAAAGCTGAGGGACGTCGGCCGCAGGCTGTTCGCCGGCCGGCTGCGCACCGTACGGCTGAACGCGAAGTACACCCCGGCACTGCAGGCCGTGCCCGCGCTCGGGCAGGTGGCGATGCTGGCGCTCGGCGGCTGGCTGGCCACCCGGGGGCAGATCACCCTCGGAACGTTCGTCGCTTTCTCGACATATCTCGCCCAGCTCGTCGGGCCCGTGCGGATGCTGGCCATGGTGCTCACCGTCGGCCAGCAGGCGCAGGCCGGTGTGGAGCGGGTGCTGGAACTGATCGACACCGAGCCGACCATGAAGGACGGCACCAAGGAACTCCCGGCCGACGCCCCGGCGACCGTCGAGTTCGACGACGTCGCCTTCTCCTACGGGGAGGGAGAGAGCGCCCGCCCGGTCCTCGACGGCTTCTCGCTGGAGATCCGCCCCGGCGAGACCGTCGCCGTCGTCGGCTCCTCGGGCAGCGGCAAGTCCACCGTCTCCCTGCTGCTGCCGCGCTTCTACGACGTCACCCACGGCGCCGTCCTCGTCGGCGGACACGACGTCCGCGAGCTGACCCTGGACTCGCTGCGGGCCGCCATCGGGCTCGTACCGGAGGACAGCTTCCTCTTCTCCGACACCGTCCGCTCCAACATCGCGTACGGACAGCCGGACGCGACGGACGAGGAGATCGTCCAGGCCGCGCGAACGGCACAAGCGGACCGTTTCATCAGCGAACTGCCCGACGGCTACGACACCAAGGTCGGCGAGCACGGCCTCACCCTGTCCGGCGGCCAGCGCCAGCGCATCGCGCTCGCCCGCGCGATCCTCGCCGATCCTCGGCTGCTGCTCCTCGACGACGCCACCTCCGCCGTCGACGCACGCGTCGAGCACGAGATCCACGAGGCGCTGCGCGATGTGATGGCCGGGCGCACGACCCTGCTGATCGCCCACCGCCGCTCCACCCTCGGACTCGCCGACCGTATCGCCGTCCTCGACGACGGCCGGCTCGCCGACATCGGCACCCACGAGGAGCTGCAGGAACGCTCCGCCTTGTACCGGCGGCTGCTGACCGACCCCGACGAGCTGGGCGGAGTGTCCCCGGGCCACACCTTCCCCGTCGAGATCCCCGAGGACCGCACGCTGCGCGCCGAGATGGACGCCGAGTTCGACGCGGGGCGCGGCATCACGCCGCCGCTGTGGGTCCGCAAGGAGGAGGCGGAGGAGGACGAGGTGGCCGGTGCCACCCCCGAACTCCTCGCCCAGGTCGCGGCGCTGCCGCCGGCCGAGGACACCCCGCAGGTCGACGAGGCGCGGGCCGTGATGCGCGAGGAGTCGTACGGTCTGCGCCGGCTGCTGGGCGGCTTCGGGCTGCCGCTGCTGTTCAGCCTGCTGCTGGTCGCCATCGACGCGGGCATGGGCCTGCTGCTTCCGGTGCTGATCCGGCACGGCATCGACCAGGGCGTCGAGCGGGCCGTGATGGCCGCGGTGTGGGCGGCCTCCGCGCTGGCGCTGCTGACCGTCGTCATCCAGTGGGCCGGTCAGATCGGCGCCGCCCGGATGACGGGACGCACGGGCGAACGCATCCTCTACGCCCTGCGGCTGAAGATCTTCGCCCAGCTGCAGCGGCTCGGCCTCGACTACTACGAGCGCGAGCTGACCGGCCGGATCATGACCCGGATGACGACGGACGTGGACGCGCTGTCCACGTTCCTGCAGACCGGGCTGGTCACCGCGTTCGTCTCCGTCGTCACCTTCTTCGGGATCATGGTCGCGCTGGTCGTGCTCGATCTGCAGCTGGCGCTGGTGGTCTTCGCGACCCTGCCGGTGCTCGTCGTCGGGACGTTCTTCTTCCGTCGCCGGTCGGTGCAGGCGTACGAGCTGGCCCGTGAGCGGATCAGCGTCGTCAACGCCGACCTGCAGGAGTCCGTGAGCGGGCTGCGGATCGTGCAGGCGTTCCGCCGTGAGCGCTCGGGGAACCGGCGTTTCGTGGAGCGCAGCGAGAGCTACCGCGAGGCGCGGGTACGCGGCCAGTGGCTGATCTCCGTGTACTTCCCCTTCGTACAGCTGCTGGCCTCGGTGGCCGCGGCGGCCGTGCTGATCGTCGGCGCCGGCCGGATCGAGGCGGGCACGCTCACCACGGGCGCGCTCGTCGCCTACCTCCTCTACATCGATCTGTTCTTCGCCCCCGTGCAGCAGCTGTCCCAGGTCTTCGACGGCTATCAGCAGGCCACGGTGTCGCTGGGCCGGATCCGCGAGCTGCTGCGTGAGCCGACGTCGACGGCGCAGGCCCGCGAGCCCCTCGACGTGCTGTCGCTGCGCGGCGAGATCGCCTTCGAGAACGTCTCCTTCCGCTACGGCGGCGACACCGGCAAGGGGGAGGAAGCGGCGCTCGGCGGCGTCGATCTGCGGATCCCGGCCGGGCAGACCGTCGCGTTCGTCGGCGAGACCGGCGCGGGCAAGTCGACCCTCGTCAAACTCGTGGCGCGCTTCTACGACCCGACGAGCGGACGGGTCACGGCCGACGGCACCGACCTGCGCGACCTGGACCTCACGGCGTACCGGCACCGCCTCGGCGTCGTCCCGCAGGAGGCGTACCTCTTCGCCGGTACGGTCCGTGACGCCATCGCGTACGGGCGGCCCGGTGCGAGCGACGCGGAGGTCGAGGCGGCCGCCCGCGCGGTCGGGGCGCACGACATGATCGCCACGCTGGACGACGGCTATCTCCACGAGGTCTCCGAGCGCGGCCGCAACCTCTCCGCCGGCCAGCGCCAGCTCATCGCCCTGGCCCGGGCGGAACTCGTCGACCCGGACGTGCTGTTGCTCGACGAGGCGACCGCGGCACTGGACCTCGCCTCCGAGGCGCAGGTCAACCAGGCCACCGACCGGCTCACCGGCCGGCGTACGACGCTGGTCGTCGCCCACCGCCTCACCACCGCGGCCCGCGCCGACCGCGTGGTCGTCATGGATCACGGCCGCGTCGTCGAGGACGGCACGCACGACGAACTGCTGGCGCTGGAGGGGCGGTACGCCGAGCTGTGGCGGACGTTCATCGGGGAGCAGGCACCCACCCCGGCCTGA
- a CDS encoding serine hydrolase, whose amino-acid sequence MPRRRRGALCAAAALGVLVPITVSATQDSAGAATPAVACTSQKAGLAAKLVTDITAALKGRASTTAVLVNDRVTKTSCILRPDTQFDSASVVKVTVLATLLWDAQKTGRQLTATEKSRATAMITKSDNDATSALWKQLGTTKVKGFLTAVGMTKTVPGANGYWGLTQITARDQQKLLGMLTAKNNVLTDASRGYVLQLMNSVVSSQRWGTPAGAPSTAKIHVKNGWLSRATHGWRVHSIGAFTGPTHNYQITVLTHDNKTMNDGINTIQAVARAVHKDLNPTAPARLGYVPTATPEEAIPAVPGRPARDAVPANPALR is encoded by the coding sequence ATACCTCGCCGCAGACGCGGGGCTCTCTGTGCGGCCGCGGCCCTCGGCGTCCTCGTGCCGATCACCGTCAGCGCCACCCAGGACTCCGCCGGCGCTGCGACGCCCGCCGTGGCCTGCACCTCGCAGAAGGCCGGTCTCGCGGCCAAGCTGGTCACGGACATCACCGCGGCCCTCAAGGGCCGGGCCTCGACCACCGCCGTGCTGGTCAACGACAGGGTCACCAAGACCAGCTGCATACTCCGGCCGGACACGCAGTTCGACTCCGCCAGCGTGGTCAAGGTGACCGTTCTCGCGACGCTCCTCTGGGACGCGCAGAAGACGGGCCGCCAGCTGACCGCCACGGAGAAGTCGCGCGCCACGGCCATGATCACGAAGTCCGACAACGACGCCACCAGCGCGCTGTGGAAGCAGCTCGGCACGACCAAGGTCAAGGGCTTCCTCACCGCGGTCGGCATGACCAAGACCGTCCCCGGCGCCAACGGCTACTGGGGGCTCACCCAGATCACCGCCCGTGACCAGCAGAAACTGCTGGGGATGCTCACCGCGAAGAACAACGTCCTGACGGACGCCTCGCGCGGCTACGTCCTGCAGCTGATGAACTCCGTGGTGTCGTCGCAGCGCTGGGGCACCCCGGCCGGCGCGCCCTCCACGGCCAAGATCCACGTGAAGAACGGCTGGCTGTCCCGGGCCACGCACGGCTGGCGGGTCCACTCGATCGGCGCCTTCACCGGCCCGACGCACAACTACCAGATCACCGTGCTCACGCACGACAACAAGACCATGAACGACGGCATCAACACCATCCAGGCCGTCGCCCGTGCCGTCCACAAGGACCTCAACCCCACCGCTCCGGCACGCCTCGGTTACGTACCGACGGCCACTCCGGAGGAAGCGATCCCGGCCGTCCCGGGACGCCCGGCGCGGGACGCGGTGCCTGCGAACCCGGCGCTCCGGTAG
- a CDS encoding thiamine pyrophosphate-binding protein: MTHDHDLVLRPTPQQTAAALDPPAGRNGGDLVIETLTGLGADTVFGLPGQHALGMFDALRRSGLTYIGLRVENNAGFAADAYGRITGQATPLLLSTGPGALTSLAALQEAAAASAPVLAISSQIPSAGLGGGRHGFLHELRDQKASFRDIVKSVHTVRAASQIPSAIAAAWESALTAPHGPVWVEIPQDVLLAETTLPVVTAMDATPHDLVPRPELTAVAAHLLQNAERPAIIAGGGVVRADASGKLRALAEKLDAPVVTTFGGKGAFPWEHPLSMQSWLEDRHTTDLLEDADVLLVVGSGLGELSSNYHTFAPRGRVVQIEADLGKLESNHACLGIHADARIALAALLETVEGASPVSEGPRGSGGPSGAERVATLLAKVRERIAGQELTLEQEVLAAVREALPDDSPSFWDMTILAYWAWSAFDARHPNTMHSAQGAGGLGYGFPAAIGAAAADRTKPVLAVSGDGGAMYSIAELATARQYNLPVTWLIVDDGGYGILREYMTDAFGEATATELSRPDFVALAESFGVPAVRTTTESLREDLTKALAQPGPSVVVLPALLRMFAPTHL; encoded by the coding sequence ATGACCCACGACCACGACCTCGTACTGCGGCCGACGCCGCAGCAGACCGCGGCCGCGCTCGACCCGCCCGCCGGGCGGAACGGCGGTGACCTCGTCATCGAGACGCTGACCGGGCTCGGCGCGGACACCGTCTTCGGCCTGCCGGGACAGCACGCGCTCGGAATGTTCGACGCGCTGCGCCGCTCCGGCCTGACGTACATCGGGCTGCGGGTCGAGAACAACGCGGGCTTCGCCGCCGACGCGTACGGCCGGATCACCGGCCAGGCCACCCCGCTGCTGCTCTCCACCGGGCCCGGCGCGCTGACCTCGCTCGCCGCGCTCCAGGAGGCCGCCGCGGCCAGCGCCCCCGTGCTGGCGATCTCCAGCCAGATCCCGTCCGCCGGTCTCGGCGGCGGCCGCCACGGCTTTCTGCACGAACTGCGCGACCAGAAGGCGTCGTTCCGCGACATCGTGAAGTCCGTGCACACCGTACGGGCCGCTTCGCAGATCCCGTCCGCGATCGCCGCCGCCTGGGAGTCCGCGCTGACCGCCCCGCACGGCCCCGTCTGGGTGGAGATCCCCCAGGACGTGCTGCTCGCCGAGACGACCCTGCCGGTCGTCACGGCCATGGACGCGACCCCGCACGACCTCGTGCCGCGCCCCGAACTCACCGCCGTCGCCGCGCATCTGCTGCAGAACGCCGAGCGCCCGGCGATCATCGCCGGCGGCGGTGTCGTACGAGCCGACGCGTCCGGCAAGCTGCGGGCGCTCGCCGAGAAGCTGGACGCGCCGGTCGTCACGACCTTCGGCGGCAAGGGCGCCTTCCCGTGGGAGCACCCGCTGTCGATGCAGTCCTGGCTGGAGGACCGGCACACCACGGACCTGCTGGAGGACGCCGACGTCCTGCTGGTCGTCGGCTCGGGGCTCGGCGAACTCTCGTCGAACTACCACACGTTCGCCCCGCGCGGCCGGGTCGTCCAGATCGAGGCGGACCTCGGCAAGCTGGAGTCCAACCACGCCTGCCTCGGCATCCACGCCGACGCCCGCATCGCGCTCGCCGCGCTCCTGGAGACGGTCGAGGGCGCATCTCCGGTGTCCGAAGGGCCACGGGGGAGCGGCGGCCCGTCGGGCGCCGAGCGGGTCGCGACCCTGCTGGCGAAGGTGCGGGAGCGGATCGCCGGCCAGGAGCTGACCCTGGAGCAGGAGGTGCTCGCCGCGGTCCGTGAGGCGCTTCCGGACGACTCCCCGAGCTTCTGGGACATGACGATCCTGGCCTACTGGGCCTGGTCCGCGTTCGACGCCCGGCACCCGAACACGATGCACTCCGCACAGGGCGCGGGCGGCCTCGGCTACGGCTTCCCCGCCGCCATCGGCGCCGCCGCCGCGGACCGTACGAAGCCGGTGCTCGCGGTGTCCGGTGACGGCGGCGCGATGTACTCGATCGCGGAGCTGGCGACGGCCAGGCAGTACAACCTGCCGGTGACGTGGCTGATCGTCGACGACGGCGGCTACGGCATCCTGCGCGAGTACATGACCGACGCCTTCGGCGAGGCCACCGCGACCGAGCTGTCCCGCCCGGACTTCGTGGCGCTCGCCGAGTCGTTCGGCGTGCCCGCGGTCCGTACGACGACGGAGTCGCTCCGCGAGGACCTGACGAAGGCCCTCGCACAGCCCGGCCCTTCGGTCGTCGTGCTGCCCGCGCTGCTGCGGATGTTCGCGCCGACGCACCTCTGA
- the speB gene encoding agmatinase, translating to MSSNETPRGPIDSSRVPRYAGPATFARLPRLDEVGTTDVAVVGVPFDAGVSYRPGARFGGNAIREASRLLRPYNPAQDASPFALAQVADAGDIAANPFNINEAVETIEAAADDILGTGARMMTLGGDHTIALPLLRSVAKKHGPVALLHFDAHLDTWDTYFGAEYTHGTPFRRAVEEGILDTEALSHVGTRGPLYGKQDLTDDEKMGFGIVTSADVYRRGADEVADQLRQRIGDRPLYISIDIDVLDPAHAPGTGTPEAGGITSRELLEILRGLASCNLVSADVVEVAPAYDHAEITSVAASHTAYELTTIMSRQIAAGRAAGAK from the coding sequence ATGAGCAGCAACGAGACGCCGCGCGGCCCCATCGACTCGTCCCGCGTCCCGCGGTACGCCGGACCCGCGACGTTCGCCCGGCTGCCACGGCTCGACGAGGTCGGCACCACCGATGTCGCCGTCGTCGGTGTGCCCTTCGACGCCGGGGTCTCCTACCGGCCCGGCGCGCGCTTCGGCGGCAACGCCATCCGAGAGGCGTCGAGGCTCCTGCGCCCGTACAACCCGGCGCAGGACGCCTCGCCCTTCGCGCTCGCGCAGGTCGCGGACGCGGGTGACATCGCCGCCAACCCGTTCAACATCAACGAGGCCGTCGAGACCATCGAGGCCGCCGCGGACGACATCCTCGGCACCGGCGCCCGCATGATGACCCTCGGCGGCGACCACACCATCGCGCTGCCGCTGCTGCGCTCGGTCGCCAAGAAGCACGGCCCGGTCGCGCTGCTCCACTTCGACGCGCACCTGGACACCTGGGACACGTACTTCGGCGCCGAGTACACCCACGGCACTCCGTTCCGCCGGGCCGTCGAGGAGGGCATCCTCGACACCGAGGCGCTGTCGCACGTGGGTACGCGCGGCCCGCTCTACGGCAAGCAGGACCTGACCGACGACGAGAAGATGGGCTTCGGCATCGTCACCTCGGCCGACGTCTACCGGCGCGGCGCGGACGAGGTCGCGGACCAGCTCCGCCAGCGCATCGGCGACCGTCCGCTCTACATCTCGATCGACATCGACGTCCTCGACCCGGCCCACGCGCCCGGCACCGGCACCCCCGAGGCCGGCGGCATCACCTCCCGCGAGCTGCTGGAGATCCTGCGGGGGCTCGCCTCCTGCAACCTGGTGTCCGCCGATGTGGTCGAGGTCGCCCCCGCCTACGACCACGCCGAGATCACCTCGGTCGCGGCCTCCCACACCGCCTACGAGCTGACCACGATCATGTCCCGCCAGATCGCGGCGGGCCGGGCGGCCGGCGCCAAGTAG
- a CDS encoding sodium:solute symporter: MAVDYALIVVYLAGMLAMGWWGMRRAKSKSEFLVAGRRLGPWMYSGTMAAIVLGGASTIGGVGLGYKYGLSGAWMVFAIGLGLLALSVFFSARIARLKVYTVSEMLDLRYGGRAGLITGVVMWAYTLMLAVTSTIAYATIFDVLFDMNRTIAIILGGSIVVAYSALGGMWSITLTDMVQFVVKTIGVLILLLPIAVIKAGGFAEMKAQLPTEYFAPLGIGGETIFTYVLIYTFGMLIGQDIWQRVFTARNDKVASWGGTVAGTYCLVYALAGAVIGTAAKVLYPNLANADDAFATIVKNELPIGVRGLVLAAALAAVMSTSSGALIACATVANNDIWQRLRGVVTHRADGEAHDEVKGNRMFILVMGVGVIGIAIALNNVVEALTVAYNLLVGGLLVPILGGLLWKRGTVNGALSAVVVGGLAVITLMWKFGILANEPIYYGLLASLVTYVVVSLATKPTDEAILANWRERLAGRGGPESAEQPADATSVPATP, translated from the coding sequence ATGGCCGTCGACTACGCATTGATCGTCGTCTATCTGGCCGGCATGCTCGCGATGGGCTGGTGGGGCATGCGCCGCGCCAAGTCCAAGAGCGAGTTCCTGGTCGCCGGCCGCCGGCTCGGACCCTGGATGTACTCCGGGACCATGGCGGCGATCGTCCTCGGCGGCGCCTCCACCATCGGCGGCGTGGGCCTCGGCTACAAGTACGGGCTCTCCGGCGCCTGGATGGTCTTCGCCATCGGCCTCGGCCTCCTCGCCCTCTCGGTCTTCTTCTCCGCGCGCATCGCCCGGCTGAAGGTCTACACCGTCTCCGAGATGCTCGACCTGCGCTACGGCGGCCGGGCCGGACTCATCACCGGTGTCGTCATGTGGGCGTACACCTTGATGCTCGCGGTGACCTCGACCATCGCCTACGCCACGATCTTCGACGTCCTCTTCGACATGAACCGGACGATCGCGATCATCCTCGGCGGCTCGATCGTCGTCGCCTACTCCGCGCTCGGCGGCATGTGGTCGATCACCCTCACCGACATGGTGCAGTTCGTCGTCAAGACGATCGGCGTGCTGATCCTGCTGCTGCCCATCGCCGTGATCAAGGCCGGCGGCTTCGCCGAGATGAAGGCCCAGCTGCCCACCGAGTACTTCGCCCCGCTCGGCATCGGCGGCGAGACGATCTTCACGTACGTGCTCATCTACACGTTCGGCATGCTCATCGGCCAGGACATCTGGCAGCGCGTCTTCACCGCCCGCAACGACAAGGTCGCCAGCTGGGGCGGCACCGTCGCCGGTACGTACTGCCTCGTCTACGCCCTCGCCGGCGCCGTCATCGGCACGGCGGCGAAGGTGCTCTACCCGAACCTCGCCAACGCCGACGACGCCTTCGCCACCATCGTCAAGAACGAACTCCCCATCGGTGTGCGCGGCCTGGTGCTGGCCGCGGCGCTCGCCGCGGTGATGTCCACCTCCTCCGGCGCCCTGATCGCCTGCGCCACCGTCGCCAACAACGACATCTGGCAGCGGCTGCGCGGCGTCGTCACCCACCGCGCCGACGGCGAAGCGCACGACGAGGTCAAGGGCAACCGGATGTTCATCCTGGTGATGGGCGTCGGCGTGATCGGCATCGCGATCGCCCTGAACAACGTGGTCGAGGCCCTGACGGTCGCCTACAACCTGCTCGTCGGCGGGCTGCTCGTCCCGATCCTCGGCGGACTGCTGTGGAAGCGCGGCACCGTGAACGGCGCGCTGTCCGCCGTGGTCGTCGGCGGACTGGCCGTCATCACCCTGATGTGGAAGTTCGGCATCCTCGCCAACGAGCCCATCTACTACGGCCTGCTCGCCTCCCTCGTCACGTACGTCGTCGTCTCGCTGGCCACCAAGCCGACGGACGAGGCGATCCTGGCCAACTGGCGCGAGCGCCTCGCGGGCCGCGGCGGTCCCGAGTCCGCCGAGCAGCCGGCAGACGCGACGTCGGTCCCGGCCACCCCCTGA
- a CDS encoding PucR family transcriptional regulator ligand-binding domain-containing protein: protein MPDRTAHTPAPLAPSAPSAPPAPPVPLTALLAREDLGLRLVTGPEDVDIQWVHTSEMADPYPYLLGGELLLTAGVLLEDPEMYAARVVEAGGAAIGFGVAPVYDTVPDALVAACERHRLPLIEVPPQTPFTAIARAVWRLMAQARLREVRRVSEAQQGLAVAAARPDPVPAVLHQLASRLGGWAVLLAPDGSALQMAGRAPSREAREALGRLARVVSPEADDEEEGAGDPGSRAGAGQPEAGGPSPAAGGSAGDGRPPGDGRSGPDGLSPADTRTEPGAPAAGTARRPPSSATDSVGDTHLAAYALGGAEGLVLGVAAEGRESGGHTIAGVAVVLLSLLTAPHQGTGATGRAAALVRLLLGAAPAEVAPALGHGPWTVVHGTRPGQPDRIAASALGAALGSALVDADGETVRILLSGDRRIEPQPGWTLGVSAPAGPADLAAADTAAARALRRAEATRVPLARQRDAGLGELIAPDEAATHARTLLAPVADSPALTETLRVWLSLHGSWDRTAVALGVHRNTVRQRIARCAMLLGVDLDDADVRMELWFALRYV, encoded by the coding sequence ATGCCGGACCGCACCGCTCACACCCCCGCCCCATTGGCCCCCTCTGCCCCTTCGGCCCCACCGGCCCCGCCGGTTCCGCTGACCGCGCTGCTGGCCCGTGAGGACCTGGGGCTGCGGCTCGTCACCGGCCCCGAGGACGTCGACATCCAGTGGGTCCACACGTCGGAGATGGCCGACCCGTACCCGTACCTGCTCGGCGGTGAGCTGCTGCTGACGGCGGGCGTCCTGCTGGAGGACCCGGAGATGTACGCGGCTCGGGTGGTCGAGGCCGGCGGCGCGGCGATCGGCTTCGGTGTCGCCCCGGTGTACGACACGGTCCCGGACGCCCTCGTCGCCGCGTGCGAGCGGCACCGGCTGCCGCTGATCGAGGTGCCGCCGCAGACCCCCTTCACCGCGATCGCCCGCGCGGTGTGGCGGCTGATGGCACAGGCACGCCTGCGGGAGGTGCGCCGGGTGAGCGAGGCCCAGCAGGGCCTGGCCGTCGCGGCGGCCAGGCCGGACCCGGTCCCGGCCGTGCTGCACCAGCTGGCCTCGCGCCTGGGCGGCTGGGCGGTCCTGCTGGCCCCGGACGGTTCGGCGCTGCAGATGGCCGGGCGGGCGCCCTCACGGGAGGCCCGCGAGGCACTGGGGCGGCTGGCGCGCGTGGTGAGCCCGGAGGCGGATGACGAGGAGGAGGGCGCGGGGGACCCCGGGTCCCGCGCGGGCGCCGGACAGCCGGAGGCCGGCGGCCCCTCCCCCGCCGCGGGAGGCTCCGCCGGGGACGGCCGGCCCCCGGGAGACGGACGCTCCGGCCCTGACGGCTTGTCCCCGGCCGACACGCGAACGGAGCCCGGCGCCCCGGCCGCGGGCACCGCGCGCCGGCCCCCCTCGTCCGCGACCGACTCCGTCGGGGACACCCATCTCGCCGCCTACGCCCTCGGGGGCGCCGAGGGCCTCGTCCTCGGCGTCGCCGCCGAGGGGCGCGAGAGCGGCGGACACACGATCGCGGGAGTCGCCGTCGTCCTGCTGTCGCTGCTGACGGCACCGCACCAGGGGACCGGCGCGACCGGGCGGGCCGCCGCGCTGGTACGACTGCTGCTGGGGGCCGCCCCCGCCGAGGTGGCCCCGGCGCTGGGTCACGGGCCGTGGACCGTGGTGCACGGGACACGTCCGGGACAGCCCGACCGGATCGCGGCGTCGGCGCTCGGCGCCGCGCTGGGCAGCGCCCTCGTCGACGCGGACGGCGAGACCGTACGGATCCTGCTCTCCGGTGACCGGCGGATCGAGCCGCAGCCGGGCTGGACCCTGGGCGTGAGCGCCCCGGCCGGGCCGGCGGACCTCGCCGCCGCCGACACCGCCGCCGCACGGGCCCTGCGCCGGGCCGAGGCGACCCGGGTCCCGCTCGCCCGCCAGCGCGACGCGGGCCTCGGCGAGCTGATCGCCCCCGACGAGGCCGCCACCCACGCCCGCACCCTGCTCGCACCGGTCGCGGACTCCCCCGCGCTCACGGAGACCCTGCGCGTCTGGCTCTCCCTCCACGGCAGCTGGGACCGCACGGCGGTGGCCCTGGGCGTCCACCGCAACACCGTCCGCCAGCGGATCGCACGCTGCGCGATGCTCCTCGGCGTCGACCTGGACGACGCGGACGTACGGATGGAGCTGTGGTTCGCGCTGCGGTACGTGTGA